From Camelus dromedarius isolate mCamDro1 chromosome X, mCamDro1.pat, whole genome shotgun sequence, one genomic window encodes:
- the LOC116150803 gene encoding carbonic anhydrase 5B, mitochondrial, whose amino-acid sequence MVMMSRLRAILQASPCKSLWRGIQIPRSMPVRPCSLYTCTYKTRNRALHPLWESMDLVPGGERQLPINIRWRESVYDPDLKLLTISYDPTTCLHIWNNGYSFLVEFEDSTDKSGESQTCGLAWS is encoded by the exons atggtgatgatgagCCGCCTGAGGGCCATTCTTCAGGCCTCCCCATGCAAGTCACTGTGGAGAGGGATCCAGATTCCGAGGTCCATGCCGGTGAGGCCCTGCAGCCTCTACACCTGCACTTACAAAACCCGGAACCGAGCCT TGCACCCTCTCTGGGAGAGCATGGACCTGGTCCCAGGGGGCGAGCGCCAGTTACCCATCAACATCCGGTGGAGGGAAAGTGTCTACGATCCTGACTTAAAACTGCTTACCATCTCTTATGACCCGACTACCTGCCTACACATCTGGAATAACGGGTACTCTTTCCTCGTGGAATTTGAAGATTCTACAGATAAATCAGGTGAGAGCCAGACCTGTGGTCTTGCCTGGAGTTAA